A genomic stretch from Flavobacterium humidisoli includes:
- a CDS encoding alpha-ketoacid dehydrogenase subunit alpha/beta yields MIKEKSNTTLTFEDFKTEVLNDYRIAVTSRECSLLGRKEVLTGKAKFGIFGDGKEVPQLAMAKAFKNGDFRSGYYRDQTFMMAIGELNARQFFAGLYGHTDLAFDPMSAGRQMGGHFVTHSLNEDGSWKDLTKQKNSSSDISPTAGQMPRLLGLAQASKIYREVDGITIKDKFSVNGNEVAWGTIGNASTSEGLFFETINAAGVLQVPMVMSVWDDEYGISVHARHQTTKENISEILKGYQRDEDSKGYEIFRVKGWDYAELVSTYERAGAIAREEHIPVLIHVNELTQPQGHSTSGSHERYKNAERLAWERDFDCIRQMRLWMIAINIASPEELAEIDFELKKEVLEAKKEAWNNFINPIIEDQKNLLALLEQIADASINHKDRIKKLISELSAIKAPLKKELLVYARKILRFIEVPNSKVLLSNWIQDFIAETQEKFSSNLHSESSKNVFSVQQVLPKYAENAKPDLDGRMILRDNFDALFAKYPETLIFGEDVGNIGDVNQGLEGMQEKYGELRVADVGIREATIIGQGIGMALRGLRPIAEIQYLDYLLYAIQIMSDDLATLQYRTVGKQKAPLIIRTRGHRLEGIWHSGSPMGMIINAIRGIHVLVPRDMTQAAGFYNTLLECDEPALVIECLNGYRLKEKTPLNFGEFKTPIGVVETLREGSDITLVSYGSTLRLVMQAANELAEKGIECEVIDVQSLLPFDISKDIVKSVAKTNRLLVIDEDVPGGASAFILQQILEEQDAYKHLDSKPQTLAAKAHRPAYGTDGDYFSKPSAEDIYEKIYDMMHEVNPSKYPALYQ; encoded by the coding sequence ATGATAAAAGAAAAAAGCAATACTACACTGACATTTGAAGATTTCAAAACTGAGGTATTGAATGACTATAGAATTGCGGTTACAAGCCGTGAATGTAGTCTTTTAGGTCGAAAAGAAGTGTTAACAGGAAAGGCTAAATTTGGAATTTTTGGTGACGGAAAAGAAGTTCCGCAGCTGGCAATGGCAAAAGCTTTTAAAAACGGAGATTTCCGTTCTGGATACTATCGCGATCAAACTTTTATGATGGCAATTGGTGAATTGAACGCAAGACAGTTTTTTGCCGGTTTATACGGTCATACTGATTTAGCTTTTGATCCGATGTCTGCTGGAAGGCAAATGGGGGGACACTTTGTAACGCACAGTTTAAACGAAGATGGTTCTTGGAAAGACTTAACCAAACAAAAAAATTCAAGTTCAGATATATCTCCAACAGCAGGACAAATGCCAAGATTACTTGGTTTGGCACAAGCTTCAAAAATTTACCGAGAGGTTGATGGAATAACAATTAAAGATAAATTTTCTGTTAACGGAAATGAAGTAGCTTGGGGAACTATTGGTAATGCAAGTACATCTGAAGGGTTGTTTTTTGAAACTATAAACGCTGCTGGAGTTCTACAAGTTCCAATGGTAATGAGTGTTTGGGATGATGAATACGGAATTTCTGTTCATGCTAGACATCAAACTACTAAAGAGAATATTTCTGAAATTTTAAAAGGATATCAGCGTGATGAAGATTCTAAAGGTTATGAAATCTTTAGAGTGAAAGGCTGGGATTATGCCGAACTGGTTTCTACTTATGAAAGAGCTGGAGCAATTGCGCGCGAAGAACATATTCCGGTTTTAATTCATGTTAACGAATTAACACAACCACAAGGTCACTCTACTTCTGGTTCTCACGAACGTTACAAAAATGCAGAGAGACTAGCTTGGGAAAGAGATTTTGACTGCATTCGTCAAATGCGTCTATGGATGATTGCAATTAATATTGCATCGCCAGAAGAATTGGCAGAAATTGATTTCGAATTGAAGAAAGAAGTTTTAGAAGCTAAAAAAGAGGCTTGGAATAACTTTATTAATCCAATTATTGAGGATCAAAAAAACCTTCTTGCCTTATTAGAACAAATTGCTGATGCTAGCATTAACCATAAAGATAGAATCAAGAAATTAATTTCTGAATTAAGCGCAATTAAAGCGCCTCTAAAGAAAGAATTATTGGTTTACGCTAGAAAGATTCTTCGTTTTATCGAAGTTCCAAATAGCAAAGTTCTTTTATCGAATTGGATTCAAGATTTTATAGCAGAAACTCAGGAAAAATTTAGCAGTAATTTACATTCTGAATCTTCTAAAAATGTATTTTCTGTACAACAGGTTCTTCCTAAATATGCTGAAAATGCAAAACCAGATTTAGACGGAAGAATGATTTTGCGTGATAACTTTGATGCTTTATTTGCAAAATATCCTGAAACTTTAATTTTCGGTGAAGATGTTGGAAACATCGGAGACGTAAATCAAGGTCTTGAAGGCATGCAGGAAAAATACGGAGAACTCCGTGTTGCCGATGTCGGAATTCGTGAAGCTACAATTATTGGTCAAGGAATCGGAATGGCTTTGAGAGGTTTACGTCCGATTGCTGAAATTCAGTATCTAGATTATTTATTGTACGCTATTCAGATCATGAGTGACGATTTAGCTACTTTACAATACAGAACGGTTGGAAAACAAAAAGCACCGTTAATTATTAGAACTCGTGGGCATCGCTTAGAAGGCATCTGGCATTCTGGTTCTCCAATGGGAATGATTATTAATGCCATTCGCGGAATTCACGTTTTGGTTCCAAGAGATATGACACAAGCAGCTGGTTTCTACAACACTTTGTTAGAATGTGATGAACCTGCTTTGGTTATTGAATGTTTGAACGGATATCGTTTAAAAGAAAAAACGCCACTGAATTTTGGTGAATTCAAAACGCCAATCGGAGTTGTAGAAACGCTAAGAGAAGGCTCTGATATTACTTTAGTGTCTTACGGATCAACTTTAAGGTTGGTTATGCAAGCAGCTAATGAATTGGCGGAAAAAGGAATTGAGTGTGAAGTTATTGATGTTCAATCTTTACTTCCGTTTGATATTAGCAAAGACATTGTAAAAAGTGTAGCCAAAACAAATCGTCTTTTAGTAATTGATGAAGATGTTCCTGGAGGAGCTTCAGCATTCATTTTACAGCAGATTTTAGAAGAACAAGATGCTTATAAACATTTGGATAGCAAACCACAAACTTTAGCTGCAAAAGCACACAGACCTGCATACGGAACTGATGGCGATTATTTCTCTAAACCTTCTGCAGAAGATATTTACGAAAAAATTTACGATATGATGCACGAAGTTAATCCTTCTAAATATCCTGCTTTATATCAGTAA
- the kdsB gene encoding 3-deoxy-manno-octulosonate cytidylyltransferase, with amino-acid sequence MKVIAVIPARYASTRFPAKLMQDLGGKTIILRTYEAAVSTKLFDDVFVVTDSDLIFDEIVSNGGKAIMSIKEHESGSDRIAEAVANLDVDIVVNVQGDEPFTEAGPLEQVLSVFKNDSDKKIDLASLMREITDEEEINNPNNVKVVVDQSQFALYFSRSVIPYPREKNVGVRYFQHIGIYAFRKQALLDFYSLPMKSLEASEKLEQLRYLEFGKRIKMVETTHVGIGIDTADDLERARAMLRDI; translated from the coding sequence ATGAAGGTAATAGCAGTAATTCCCGCAAGGTATGCCTCTACACGTTTTCCAGCAAAATTAATGCAGGATTTAGGAGGTAAAACGATAATATTAAGAACCTATGAAGCAGCAGTTTCGACAAAATTGTTCGATGATGTTTTTGTAGTTACCGACTCTGATTTGATTTTTGACGAAATTGTTTCTAATGGAGGAAAAGCCATTATGAGCATTAAAGAACATGAATCTGGAAGTGATAGAATTGCAGAGGCAGTTGCTAACCTTGATGTTGATATTGTAGTGAATGTACAAGGTGATGAGCCTTTTACAGAAGCAGGACCATTAGAGCAGGTTTTATCGGTTTTTAAAAATGATTCAGATAAAAAGATTGATTTGGCTTCCTTAATGCGAGAAATCACAGATGAAGAAGAAATCAATAATCCAAATAATGTGAAAGTGGTGGTAGACCAGTCGCAGTTTGCATTGTATTTTTCAAGATCTGTAATTCCTTATCCAAGAGAGAAAAATGTTGGAGTGAGATACTTTCAGCACATCGGAATTTATGCATTTAGAAAACAGGCTTTATTAGACTTTTACAGTCTTCCAATGAAATCTTTAGAAGCTTCTGAGAAGTTAGAGCAGTTAAGATATTTGGAATTCGGAAAACGTATCAAAATGGTCGAAACGACCCATGTTGGTATTGGAATTGATACGGCTGACGATTTGGAAAGAGCAAGAGCGATGCTGAGAGATATTTAA
- a CDS encoding class I SAM-dependent methyltransferase, whose protein sequence is MNPNKALWEKGDFTRIAETMRESGAELVAKIGIKENLDVLDLGCGDGTTAIPSAKLGANVLGVDIATNLVNAGNIRAKNEGLSNIVFKEGDATDLNELKDQSFDISMSIFGAMFAPKPFDVAKEMVRVTRSGGKVVMGNWIPGDPTLVAQILKISSEFTPPPPEGFVSPMLWGIEDNVVERFANAGVSKENISFDRDTFMFKATFSPSDFLDRLKNYYGPTMNAFEAAEQNGKASELYAKLEDLVNTQNTGNENSTLIPATYLRVTVSV, encoded by the coding sequence ATGAATCCAAACAAAGCATTATGGGAAAAGGGCGATTTTACACGCATTGCAGAAACTATGAGAGAGAGCGGTGCAGAATTGGTTGCCAAAATTGGAATTAAAGAAAATCTAGACGTTTTAGATCTCGGTTGTGGCGATGGCACAACAGCAATACCTTCAGCAAAATTAGGCGCCAATGTTTTAGGCGTTGATATAGCGACAAATCTAGTGAATGCGGGTAATATTCGAGCTAAAAACGAAGGTCTTAGTAATATTGTATTTAAAGAAGGAGATGCAACCGATTTGAATGAATTGAAAGATCAATCATTCGATATTTCGATGAGCATTTTTGGGGCAATGTTTGCTCCTAAACCTTTTGATGTGGCTAAAGAAATGGTTCGTGTTACAAGGTCTGGAGGTAAAGTTGTGATGGGGAATTGGATTCCAGGAGATCCAACATTGGTTGCACAAATTTTGAAAATTAGTTCCGAATTTACGCCCCCGCCTCCTGAAGGTTTTGTAAGTCCGATGCTTTGGGGTATTGAAGACAATGTTGTCGAAAGATTTGCAAATGCTGGAGTTTCTAAAGAAAATATTTCTTTTGATAGAGATACCTTTATGTTTAAAGCCACATTTTCTCCTTCCGATTTTTTAGATCGATTAAAAAATTACTATGGTCCAACAATGAATGCTTTTGAAGCGGCAGAGCAAAATGGGAAAGCTTCAGAATTGTATGCTAAGCTTGAAGATTTAGTTAACACACAGAATACGGGTAATGAAAATTCAACGTTAATTCCTGCGACTTATCTTCGTGTTACCGTTTCGGTTTGA
- a CDS encoding PQQ-binding-like beta-propeller repeat protein — MKRNFTSLLLYFFLILSSNTFSQNNTSTILNAFSSRIFSGKGYQPIQSLKWKFKTEGKIFSSPIVQNGIVYIGSEDGYFYAVDEKSGNSKWKFKTNGAIHTSASIYNDIIYFGSFDGYYYALNSKTGKEIWRFKTKGEHWYSEVGMWGMKPSDLLMADLWDFYLSTPVIHLDHKSALAIFGSSDGNLYAVDAKNGSIKWNFQTKAPIHSTPILENNTVYFGGWDGIFYALDSKTGKEKWKFSTEIKTGFTGIQASAAVSDGIVYFGARDPYFFALDAETGKLIWKYNVENSWILSSAVVKDNTVYVGTSDTYALLALDAKTGKEKYRFKGNGYVYSSPAIAGNTIYFADFSGNFFDLNLLSDGKESHTIPTENRTKYAADILNNNQLDFVFAAKQADLSLYAENKKVMDEFYKLGSIVSSPFISNDVIFYGSVDGYLYAYDLKKEK, encoded by the coding sequence ATGAAAAGAAACTTTACTTCACTCCTGCTCTATTTCTTTTTAATTCTAAGCTCTAATACTTTTTCTCAAAACAATACTTCTACTATTCTAAATGCATTTTCCAGTCGTATTTTTTCAGGAAAGGGATATCAGCCCATTCAAAGTTTAAAATGGAAATTCAAGACTGAAGGTAAAATCTTTTCTTCTCCAATTGTTCAAAACGGTATTGTTTACATTGGCAGTGAAGACGGCTATTTTTATGCTGTTGATGAAAAATCAGGAAACTCAAAATGGAAATTTAAAACCAATGGAGCTATTCATACTTCGGCAAGTATTTATAATGATATTATTTATTTCGGAAGTTTTGACGGCTATTATTATGCTTTAAACTCAAAAACAGGAAAAGAAATCTGGCGCTTTAAAACCAAAGGCGAACATTGGTACAGCGAAGTTGGAATGTGGGGAATGAAACCAAGCGATTTACTGATGGCAGATTTATGGGATTTTTACCTTTCGACACCCGTTATCCATTTGGATCATAAATCGGCATTAGCAATATTTGGAAGCAGCGATGGAAACCTTTATGCTGTTGACGCTAAAAACGGAAGTATAAAATGGAATTTTCAAACCAAAGCTCCTATACACAGTACTCCTATTTTAGAAAACAACACGGTTTATTTTGGTGGATGGGATGGCATTTTTTATGCACTAGATAGCAAAACAGGAAAGGAAAAATGGAAGTTCTCGACTGAAATCAAAACAGGATTTACTGGAATTCAAGCTTCTGCTGCCGTTTCTGACGGAATAGTTTATTTTGGCGCACGAGATCCGTATTTCTTCGCACTTGATGCAGAAACTGGAAAATTAATATGGAAATACAATGTCGAAAACTCGTGGATTTTGAGTTCGGCTGTTGTTAAAGACAATACGGTTTATGTTGGGACTTCAGACACTTATGCTTTATTGGCATTGGATGCAAAAACAGGAAAAGAAAAATACCGTTTTAAAGGAAACGGATATGTATACTCGTCACCTGCAATTGCTGGAAATACTATTTACTTTGCTGATTTTTCAGGAAATTTCTTTGACTTAAATCTTCTTTCTGATGGAAAAGAATCGCATACAATTCCAACCGAAAATAGAACTAAATATGCTGCAGACATTCTAAATAACAATCAGCTAGATTTTGTTTTTGCAGCCAAACAAGCAGACCTATCTCTTTATGCCGAAAACAAAAAAGTTATGGACGAATTTTATAAATTAGGCTCAATTGTTTCTTCTCCATTCATCAGCAATGATGTTATTTTCTACGGAAGTGTAGATGGATATCTGTATGCTTATGATTTGAAAAAAGAAAAATAA
- the ygiD gene encoding 4,5-DOPA dioxygenase extradiol, giving the protein MTTLNDLHSISSTFSNTDKMPVLFLGHGSPMNAIEENQFVAGFRNLAKTLPQPNAILCVSAHWFTKGTKVTAMEMPRTIHDFGGFPQALFDVQYPAKGSPELAVETKKILDPVMVELDEHWGLDHGAWSVIKHLYPNADVPVIQLSIDYTKSGQYHFELAQKLQALRYKGVLIIGSGNIVHNLRMVDFRNFDKDNYGYDWAIEARETVNNYLLDGNFQPLIDFEKMNKAIQLAVPTPEHYLPLLYTLGLKDRTDNLSLFNDKLLAGSLSMTSVKLM; this is encoded by the coding sequence ATGACAACACTAAACGACTTACATTCGATTTCATCAACGTTTTCGAATACCGATAAAATGCCAGTTCTATTTTTAGGACATGGTAGCCCGATGAATGCTATTGAAGAAAATCAGTTTGTGGCTGGTTTTCGTAATCTGGCTAAAACATTGCCACAGCCTAATGCAATATTATGCGTTTCGGCGCATTGGTTTACCAAAGGAACAAAAGTAACCGCGATGGAAATGCCAAGGACCATTCATGATTTTGGCGGTTTTCCGCAGGCACTTTTTGATGTTCAATATCCAGCAAAAGGCAGTCCGGAATTAGCAGTTGAAACTAAAAAAATACTAGATCCAGTTATGGTCGAATTAGACGAACATTGGGGATTGGATCATGGTGCTTGGAGCGTCATTAAACATTTGTATCCAAATGCGGATGTTCCCGTAATTCAGCTAAGTATCGATTATACCAAATCGGGCCAATACCATTTTGAATTGGCTCAGAAACTGCAGGCATTGCGTTATAAAGGCGTTTTAATTATCGGGAGCGGTAATATTGTTCATAATCTTAGAATGGTTGATTTTAGAAATTTTGACAAAGATAATTACGGCTACGATTGGGCAATTGAAGCCCGTGAAACGGTAAATAATTATTTATTAGATGGAAATTTCCAACCTTTAATTGATTTCGAAAAAATGAATAAAGCCATTCAATTGGCAGTTCCAACTCCAGAACATTATCTTCCGTTATTGTATACGTTAGGTTTAAAAGATAGAACAGATAATTTAAGTCTATTTAATGATAAATTACTGGCGGGTTCTTTGAGCATGACTTCAGTAAAACTGATGTAA
- a CDS encoding ATP-dependent DNA helicase: MNSAQFYGTLQKRFPFAPTYKQDIFFQKIAIFLTEPQNDTIFVLKGYAGTGKTTVISTIVNNLSDINKKYVLLAPTGRAAKVIANYSNNPAFTIHKKIYFPKKSSGGGVAFTKQVNKHKNTIFIVDEASMISDSTLDSGSLLDDLINYVYSGSNCKMILLGDTAQLPPVNLDISPALDIQTLGIHYDKEIEHIELDEVMRQEESSGILYNATELRELLKESFITEFKFNVKKFKDIVRLTDGYDIQDAINTAYSNYSIEDTAFIVRSNKRANQYNEQIRSRILFKESELSVGDFLMVVKNNYFWLKETDEAGFIANGDIIEVLELFGIKELYGFKFAKVKIRMVDYPEQKPFETVLILDTLTSESPSLTYEESNRLYEEVMKDYEDEPTKYKRFQKVKENEYFNGLQVKFSYAITCHKSQGGQWNTVFIEQPFLPNGIDTDYIRWLYTAMTRAKNKLYLIGFKDESFVE, encoded by the coding sequence ATGAATTCTGCACAGTTTTACGGTACTTTACAAAAACGATTTCCTTTTGCTCCAACTTACAAACAGGATATTTTTTTTCAGAAAATTGCAATCTTCCTAACCGAACCTCAAAACGACACGATTTTTGTTTTGAAAGGATATGCTGGAACGGGAAAAACTACCGTTATTTCTACTATTGTTAATAATCTTAGCGACATCAATAAAAAATATGTTTTGCTAGCTCCAACTGGGCGTGCGGCAAAAGTAATTGCCAATTATTCGAATAATCCAGCATTTACAATTCATAAAAAGATCTATTTTCCAAAGAAATCTTCTGGCGGAGGAGTAGCTTTTACCAAGCAAGTCAACAAACATAAGAACACCATTTTTATCGTCGATGAAGCTTCGATGATTTCAGATAGCACTTTAGACAGTGGTTCGCTTTTAGACGATTTAATCAATTATGTGTATTCGGGAAGCAATTGCAAAATGATTCTTTTAGGAGATACGGCGCAGCTGCCTCCTGTCAATCTAGATATTAGTCCGGCGCTTGATATTCAAACTTTGGGAATTCATTACGATAAGGAAATCGAACATATCGAATTAGACGAAGTAATGCGTCAGGAAGAAAGCTCTGGGATTTTATATAATGCTACAGAGTTACGCGAGTTGCTGAAAGAGAGTTTTATTACGGAATTCAAATTCAATGTAAAAAAGTTCAAAGATATCGTTCGACTGACCGATGGTTACGATATTCAGGACGCAATTAATACCGCATATAGCAATTATAGTATAGAAGATACCGCTTTTATTGTTCGTTCAAATAAACGCGCCAATCAGTATAATGAACAGATTAGAAGCCGAATTTTATTTAAAGAAAGCGAACTTTCGGTTGGAGATTTCTTGATGGTGGTAAAAAACAATTATTTCTGGCTGAAAGAAACCGACGAAGCTGGATTTATTGCCAACGGTGATATTATCGAAGTTTTAGAACTTTTCGGAATCAAAGAATTGTACGGATTTAAGTTTGCCAAAGTGAAAATCAGAATGGTCGATTATCCCGAACAAAAGCCTTTTGAAACAGTTCTGATTTTGGATACTCTAACAAGCGAATCGCCTTCTTTAACTTATGAAGAATCGAACCGTTTGTATGAAGAAGTGATGAAAGATTATGAAGATGAACCAACTAAATACAAAAGATTTCAGAAGGTTAAAGAAAACGAATATTTTAACGGATTGCAGGTAAAATTCTCTTATGCTATAACGTGTCATAAATCGCAAGGAGGGCAGTGGAATACGGTTTTTATCGAACAGCCATTTTTGCCAAACGGCATTGATACAGATTATATTAGATGGCTTTATACTGCTATGACACGTGCCAAAAATAAACTATATTTGATAGGATTTAAAGACGAAAGTTTCGTGGAATAG
- a CDS encoding DUF3822 family protein translates to MSLQNTNITSKNYRKLSIQVSLTGFSYCCFDTLNNIITSFKEIKFDTAGKTARIEDLFSDAFKNNPELKNTYDEVMVIHNNNLSTFVPTALFDENYLGSYLQYTTKVFETDHFTFDQIPNYQMNSVYIPFVNINNFLIDNVGSFDYKHANSILVEKILDSSRNNDDKKMIVNFNPGNFEIIVVQNQKLLLFNSFEYNTPEDFIYYILFTAEQMSMNPESFKLEFLGTITENDPFYALAYKYVRHISFMDVSKLKERNSFTTAQNQKHYILFQS, encoded by the coding sequence ATGTCATTACAAAACACTAACATTACTTCAAAAAATTACAGAAAACTTTCTATTCAGGTTTCTCTGACTGGATTCTCCTATTGCTGTTTTGATACTCTAAATAATATCATTACTTCATTCAAAGAAATAAAGTTTGATACTGCTGGCAAAACCGCTCGAATTGAAGATCTATTCAGCGATGCTTTCAAGAATAATCCTGAATTAAAAAACACTTATGATGAAGTAATGGTTATTCACAATAATAACCTTTCAACTTTTGTTCCGACTGCTTTGTTTGATGAGAATTATTTAGGAAGTTATTTGCAATATACGACGAAAGTATTTGAAACGGATCATTTTACCTTTGATCAAATTCCTAATTATCAGATGAATTCGGTTTATATTCCGTTTGTGAATATCAACAATTTCTTGATCGATAACGTAGGTTCTTTTGATTACAAACACGCGAACAGCATTTTGGTCGAAAAAATCTTGGACAGCTCCAGAAACAACGACGATAAGAAAATGATCGTCAATTTTAATCCAGGTAATTTTGAAATTATCGTGGTGCAGAATCAAAAACTTTTGCTGTTTAATTCCTTCGAATACAATACTCCGGAAGATTTTATCTATTATATTTTATTCACGGCAGAACAAATGAGCATGAATCCTGAAAGTTTCAAACTGGAATTTTTAGGAACCATTACAGAAAACGATCCGTTTTATGCTCTAGCTTACAAATATGTACGCCATATTTCTTTCATGGATGTTTCAAAACTGAAAGAAAGAAATAGCTTTACAACAGCTCAAAATCAAAAACATTATATCTTATTTCAATCATGA
- a CDS encoding RsmD family RNA methyltransferase: MRIISGKYKGRRIFPPKNLPVRPTTDMSKEALFNVLNNHFSFDSLKVLDLFSGTGNISYEFASRGSAPITSVDGDFGCVKFIKQVSSEYDFDIAATKSDVFKFLENCKTTYDIIFADPPYGLDQATFEKIVLTVFERDLLEEDGMMIIEHSKYTKLDHMINFSFQKSYGGSYFSFFELNSTDDDEELPHDDSKKESEEDEG; this comes from the coding sequence ATGAGAATCATTTCAGGAAAATATAAAGGACGCAGAATTTTTCCGCCAAAAAATCTACCTGTGAGACCAACGACTGATATGAGTAAAGAAGCATTATTTAATGTTTTGAATAATCATTTTAGTTTTGACAGTTTAAAAGTTTTAGATCTTTTTTCGGGAACAGGAAACATCAGTTATGAATTTGCTTCACGCGGAAGCGCGCCTATCACTTCAGTTGATGGTGATTTTGGATGCGTTAAATTTATCAAACAAGTGTCATCAGAATATGATTTTGATATTGCGGCAACCAAAAGCGATGTTTTTAAATTTTTAGAAAACTGCAAAACTACTTACGATATTATCTTCGCAGATCCGCCTTACGGATTGGATCAGGCGACTTTTGAAAAAATTGTTCTAACCGTTTTCGAAAGAGATTTATTGGAAGAAGACGGAATGATGATTATTGAACATTCTAAATATACAAAGCTCGATCACATGATTAATTTTTCTTTCCAGAAAAGTTATGGCGGTTCTTATTTTAGTTTCTTCGAACTAAATTCTACCGACGACGATGAAGAATTGCCTCATGATGATTCTAAAAAAGAATCTGAAGAAGATGAAGGGTAA